The following coding sequences are from one Streptomyces sp. NBC_01485 window:
- a CDS encoding salicylate synthase: MLRYRSAETELPGDPVQLAARLAESDLFDQHVVYEREGEFWFAGGVLGEVVVTRSGVRARLLADETVTTLGPHPLGQVREQLAGMDVEDWHAYGWMAFEFSHLHAGRPDRAGDADLLHLVVPHSEVRLRQGSALVRSVDEETLQALLALLARTGSQPVAAPRPVDVTDAEGRYPGMVARALEEIRSGGELQKVILSRTVPVPFPVDFVGTYLHGRSHNTPARSFLLNLGGRRVLGFSPETVAEVGADGEVVTQPLAGTRARGFGEREDERLRAELLADPKEISEHVLSVKLAEEELATVCRPGTVSVRDLLSVRQRGSVQHLGSSVHGRLAERATAWDVLRAVFPAVTASGIPKMPAYDCIARIEGGRRGIYSGAVLMAGSAGDLDAALVLRSLFEEDGRTWLRAGAGILAGSTPARELEETCEKLRSVAPYVVPAQAGNTSTRSDSASARG, encoded by the coding sequence TTGCTGCGGTATCGGAGCGCGGAGACGGAACTTCCGGGAGATCCGGTCCAGTTGGCCGCGCGTCTGGCCGAGTCGGACCTGTTCGACCAGCACGTGGTCTATGAGCGGGAAGGCGAGTTCTGGTTCGCCGGAGGGGTGCTCGGCGAGGTCGTGGTCACCCGCTCCGGGGTGCGCGCACGGCTGCTCGCCGACGAGACCGTGACCACGCTCGGCCCGCACCCGCTGGGCCAGGTCCGGGAACAACTCGCGGGGATGGACGTCGAGGACTGGCACGCCTACGGGTGGATGGCCTTCGAGTTCTCCCACCTCCACGCCGGCCGGCCCGACCGGGCGGGCGACGCGGACCTGCTCCATCTCGTCGTACCCCACAGCGAAGTGAGGCTCCGTCAGGGCAGCGCCCTGGTGCGCAGCGTGGACGAGGAGACACTGCAGGCGCTGCTCGCGTTACTCGCGCGGACCGGCTCCCAACCCGTCGCCGCGCCCCGGCCGGTCGACGTCACGGACGCCGAGGGCCGCTACCCGGGCATGGTCGCCCGGGCGCTCGAGGAGATCCGGTCCGGCGGCGAGCTGCAGAAGGTGATCCTCTCGCGGACCGTGCCGGTGCCCTTCCCGGTGGACTTCGTCGGCACCTATCTGCACGGCAGGTCGCACAACACCCCTGCCCGGTCCTTCCTGTTGAACCTCGGCGGGCGCCGGGTCCTCGGCTTCAGCCCCGAGACCGTCGCCGAGGTCGGCGCCGACGGCGAGGTCGTCACCCAGCCTCTGGCAGGCACCCGCGCGCGCGGCTTCGGCGAACGGGAGGACGAGCGGCTGCGCGCCGAACTCCTCGCCGATCCCAAGGAGATCTCCGAACACGTCCTCTCCGTGAAACTCGCGGAGGAGGAACTCGCCACCGTGTGCCGCCCGGGCACGGTCTCGGTCCGCGACCTGCTCAGCGTCCGCCAGCGCGGCAGTGTGCAGCACCTCGGCTCCAGCGTGCACGGCCGGCTCGCCGAGCGGGCCACCGCCTGGGACGTGCTGCGGGCCGTGTTCCCGGCCGTCACCGCCTCCGGCATCCCCAAGATGCCCGCCTACGACTGCATCGCCCGCATCGAGGGCGGCCGGCGCGGCATCTACAGCGGAGCCGTCCTGATGGCCGGCAGCGCCGGGGACCTCGACGCGGCCCTCGTGCTGCGCAGCCTGTTCGAGGAGGACGGCCGCACCTGGCTCAGGGCGGGCGCCGGCATCCTCGCGGGCTCGACCCCGGCGCGTGAACTGGAGGAGACCTGCGAGAAGTTGCGCAGCGTCGCGCCGTACGTCGTGCCCGCGCAGGCCGGCAACACGTCCACCCGGTCCGACAGCGCGTCCGCGCGGGGTTAG
- a CDS encoding (2,3-dihydroxybenzoyl)adenylate synthase, producing the protein MLDGWVPWPESLAERYRAEGFWQGRPLDRLLRDRAERDPGRTALVDADGDRWTYAELDARADRTAAGLRRLGIGTGDRVVVQLPNTDAFVVLFFALLRAGAVPVLTLPAHRESEIVHVAGTAGAVAYAIPDVHDRFDHRTLARALRKAVPSVAHVLVAGDPAEFTALADVDAAPCPLPVPDPSDVAVLLLSGGTTGKPKLIPRTHDDYAYNVRASAEVCGFDETTVYLVVLPTAHNFALACPGLLGTLLAGGTVVLSPTPSPEDAFALVEREGVTATAVVPPIALLWLDAVEWEDADLSSLRLLQVGGSKLGAEPAARVRPALGCTLQQVFGMAEGLLNYTRLNDPEELVLHTQGRPLSPGDEIRVVDPDGHDVPPGATGELLTRGPYTLRGYYRAPEHNARSFTPDGFYRTGDLVRVLPSGHLVVEGREKDQINRGGDKISAEELENHLLAHPGVHDAAVVGMPDATLGERTCAYLVPRGQAPTQRELSAFLTERGVAAYKLPDRVELTDTLPRTSVGKTDKKALGHRITELLRAEGPVGG; encoded by the coding sequence ATGCTCGACGGTTGGGTGCCCTGGCCCGAGTCCCTGGCGGAGCGGTACCGGGCCGAGGGGTTCTGGCAGGGCCGTCCGCTGGACCGGCTGCTGCGGGACCGGGCCGAGCGCGATCCGGGGCGCACGGCGCTCGTGGACGCGGACGGCGACCGGTGGACGTACGCGGAACTGGACGCGCGCGCCGACCGCACAGCCGCCGGCCTCCGCCGCCTCGGCATCGGCACGGGCGACCGGGTAGTCGTCCAACTCCCCAACACCGACGCCTTCGTGGTGCTGTTCTTCGCGCTGCTGCGGGCGGGCGCGGTGCCCGTCCTGACGCTGCCCGCGCACCGCGAGAGCGAGATCGTGCACGTCGCCGGGACCGCGGGCGCCGTCGCGTACGCCATCCCCGACGTGCACGACCGCTTCGACCACCGCACGCTCGCCCGCGCCCTGCGCAAGGCGGTGCCCTCCGTCGCGCACGTCCTGGTGGCCGGGGACCCGGCGGAGTTCACCGCCCTCGCGGACGTCGACGCCGCGCCCTGCCCGCTGCCGGTGCCGGACCCGTCCGACGTGGCGGTGCTGCTGCTGTCCGGCGGCACCACCGGCAAGCCGAAGCTGATCCCGCGCACGCACGACGACTACGCCTACAACGTCCGGGCCAGCGCGGAGGTCTGCGGCTTCGACGAGACGACCGTGTACCTGGTGGTGCTGCCCACCGCGCACAACTTCGCCCTCGCCTGCCCCGGGCTGCTGGGCACCCTTCTGGCCGGCGGCACGGTCGTCCTCTCCCCGACCCCCAGTCCCGAGGACGCCTTCGCGCTGGTCGAGCGGGAGGGGGTCACCGCCACGGCCGTCGTCCCGCCGATCGCGCTGCTCTGGCTGGACGCGGTGGAGTGGGAGGACGCCGACCTGTCCTCGCTGCGGCTGCTCCAGGTCGGCGGCTCCAAGCTGGGCGCCGAGCCCGCCGCCCGGGTCCGGCCCGCCCTCGGCTGCACCCTCCAGCAGGTCTTCGGCATGGCCGAGGGACTGCTCAACTACACGCGCCTGAACGACCCCGAGGAGCTGGTGCTGCACACCCAGGGCCGGCCGCTCTCCCCCGGCGACGAGATCAGGGTCGTCGACCCGGACGGCCACGACGTACCGCCCGGCGCCACCGGCGAGCTGCTCACCCGTGGCCCCTACACCCTGCGCGGCTACTACCGGGCGCCCGAGCACAACGCCCGCTCCTTCACCCCGGACGGCTTCTACCGCACCGGCGACCTCGTCCGGGTGCTGCCCTCGGGCCATCTCGTCGTCGAGGGGCGGGAGAAGGACCAGATCAACCGGGGCGGCGACAAGATCTCCGCCGAGGAGCTGGAGAACCACCTCCTCGCCCACCCCGGCGTGCACGACGCGGCCGTGGTCGGCATGCCCGACGCGACGCTCGGCGAACGCACCTGCGCCTATCTCGTGCCGCGCGGACAGGCCCCGACCCAACGGGAGTTGTCGGCGTTCCTCACCGAACGCGGCGTGGCCGCCTACAAGTTGCCCGACCGGGTGGAACTCACCGACACCCTCCCCCGCACCTCCGTCGGGAAGACCGACAAGAAGGCGCTGGGGCACCGGATCACCGAACTCCTGCGCGCGGAGGGCCCCGTTGGCGGCTGA
- a CDS encoding FecCD family ABC transporter permease, protein MAADPGGATATVRPPGRPPGRGRAATRTLAVLGSLLLLLVAVLLSLAVGSRSLAPSTVLDALLHDDGSIAASVVWDVRVPRTVAGVAAGAALGVAGALIQALTRNPLADPGLLGINAGAATGVVFALTALGLTSTWASVWFAMAGAVVAGLLAYSLASGGRGGATPERLALGGAVVTAVFTGVGQTLMLLDAQALDQLRFWSVGSLARADGETLAALMPFVGAGLLLALSLVRPLNAMALGDESARALGAHLNRTRFLGLLAVTLLCGAATSAVGPLVFVGLAVPHVARMIAGADQRWTLPLSMLLAPSLLLLADVLGRVVVRPDELDAGVVTAVVGAPVFIALVRHRRVVAV, encoded by the coding sequence TTGGCGGCTGATCCGGGCGGCGCCACCGCCACCGTACGACCACCTGGGCGACCGCCCGGGCGCGGCCGGGCCGCCACCCGCACCCTCGCCGTGCTCGGCTCGCTGCTCCTGCTGCTCGTGGCCGTGCTGCTCAGCCTGGCGGTCGGCTCGCGCTCGCTGGCGCCGTCCACCGTGCTGGACGCCCTGCTGCACGACGACGGGTCGATCGCGGCGTCCGTGGTGTGGGACGTACGGGTGCCCCGCACCGTCGCCGGCGTCGCGGCCGGCGCCGCCCTCGGTGTCGCGGGCGCCCTGATCCAGGCGCTGACCCGCAACCCGCTGGCCGATCCCGGGCTGCTCGGCATCAACGCGGGCGCCGCCACCGGGGTGGTGTTCGCCCTCACCGCGTTGGGCCTGACCAGCACGTGGGCGTCGGTGTGGTTCGCGATGGCCGGCGCGGTGGTCGCCGGACTGCTCGCCTACTCGCTGGCCTCCGGCGGGCGCGGCGGGGCCACCCCGGAACGGCTCGCGCTGGGCGGGGCCGTGGTCACCGCCGTGTTCACCGGCGTCGGCCAGACGCTGATGCTGCTCGACGCCCAGGCGCTGGACCAACTGCGCTTCTGGAGCGTGGGCTCGCTCGCCCGCGCCGACGGCGAAACGCTCGCCGCCCTCATGCCGTTCGTCGGAGCCGGCCTGCTGCTGGCCCTGTCGCTGGTGCGGCCGCTGAACGCGATGGCGCTCGGCGACGAGTCCGCCCGCGCCCTGGGCGCCCACCTGAACCGGACCCGCTTCCTGGGGCTGCTGGCGGTGACGCTGCTGTGCGGCGCGGCGACCTCGGCCGTCGGCCCGCTGGTCTTCGTCGGCCTCGCCGTCCCTCACGTGGCCCGCATGATCGCGGGCGCCGACCAGCGCTGGACGCTGCCGCTGTCCATGCTGCTCGCGCCCTCGCTGCTGCTGCTCGCCGACGTCCTCGGCCGGGTCGTCGTACGCCCCGACGAGCTCGACGCGGGCGTGGTCACGGCGGTGGTCGGCGCCCCGGTGTTCATCGCGCTGGTCCGCCACCGCAGAGTGGTGGCGGTGTGA
- a CDS encoding FecCD family ABC transporter permease, producing MTGPPTETAPTARRARVVRSRSHRLSVRVEVRAFTVCLVVLALTAGIGVLALGTGEYPVSPADVVRTLLGNGSRRTDFVVNQLRLPRLLTGILVGAALGLSGALFQSLTRNPLGSPDLVGFTYGSATGGLLVVLTVGGTGGQIAAGAVGGGLLTALLVYVLAWRHGIHGYRLVLVGIGVSALLQGVNAYLLAKARFTQAAQAMVWLNGSLNGRGWQDVRPVALGLLVLLPLVAPAAGRLKVLEMGDDVAGGLGVPVQRTRLALLVLATAACAVATAAAGPIPFVALIAPQLARRLTRVAGPNPAAATCTGALLVVSADFASQRVHEAAQLPVGVVTAVVGGLYLGLLLRRQRRAGRI from the coding sequence GTGACCGGCCCGCCCACGGAGACCGCGCCCACCGCCCGCCGGGCCCGGGTCGTCCGCAGCCGCTCCCACCGCCTCTCGGTGCGGGTGGAGGTCCGGGCGTTCACGGTCTGTCTCGTGGTGCTCGCCCTCACCGCCGGGATCGGCGTCCTCGCCCTGGGCACCGGCGAGTACCCGGTCTCCCCGGCGGACGTGGTGCGCACCCTGCTGGGCAACGGCAGCAGGCGCACGGACTTCGTGGTGAACCAGCTACGGCTGCCCCGGCTGCTGACCGGCATCCTGGTGGGGGCCGCGCTCGGGCTCAGCGGAGCCCTCTTCCAGAGCCTGACCCGCAACCCGCTGGGCAGCCCGGACCTCGTCGGCTTCACCTACGGCTCGGCCACCGGCGGTCTGCTCGTCGTGCTGACCGTGGGCGGCACCGGCGGGCAGATCGCGGCGGGCGCGGTGGGCGGCGGCCTGCTCACCGCCCTGCTGGTGTACGTCCTCGCCTGGCGGCACGGCATCCACGGCTACCGCCTCGTCCTGGTCGGCATCGGGGTGAGCGCCCTGCTCCAGGGGGTCAACGCCTATCTGCTCGCCAAGGCCCGTTTCACGCAGGCCGCGCAGGCCATGGTGTGGCTCAACGGCAGCCTCAACGGCCGGGGTTGGCAGGACGTCCGGCCCGTCGCCCTCGGGCTCCTCGTGCTGCTGCCGCTCGTCGCGCCGGCGGCGGGCCGGCTGAAGGTCCTGGAGATGGGCGACGACGTGGCGGGCGGCCTCGGGGTGCCCGTGCAGCGCACCCGCCTGGCGTTGCTGGTGCTGGCCACGGCGGCCTGCGCGGTGGCCACGGCGGCGGCCGGCCCGATCCCGTTCGTGGCCCTCATCGCCCCCCAGCTGGCCCGCCGCCTCACCCGTGTCGCCGGCCCCAACCCGGCCGCCGCCACCTGCACCGGCGCGCTGCTCGTCGTCAGCGCGGACTTCGCGTCCCAACGCGTCCACGAGGCGGCCCAGTTGCCGGTGGGCGTGGTGACGGCGGTGGTCGGCGGGCTGTATCTGGGGCTGCTGCTGCGCCGCCAGCGGCGGGCCGGGCGGATCTGA
- a CDS encoding MFS transporter: MSHAQPRSAETETGEGPAAPRPGLVVAVLAFGGIVVSLMQTLVIPIVPELPKLLDAPASDAVWAVTATLLAAAVATPVMGRLGDMYGKRRMLLVSLFPLIAGSVTAALSDGLPLMIVGRGLQGLACGVVPLGISIMRDELPAERLGSATALMSASLGVGGALGLPAAALIADHFDWHMLFWTSAALGVVAVVLVPLFVPESKVRSGGRFDLVGALGMAAGLVCLLLAISKGADWGWGSATTLGLFGAAVVVLLLWGLFELRVGDPLVDLRTTARRQVLVTDLASTAFGFSMFAMSLVLPRLLRLPEATGYGLGRSLLAVGLVMAPTGLVMMATAPLSALVSKARGPKVTLMLGAVVVAVGYGLGIVLMDAVWQLVLVSCVVGAGIGFGYGAMPALIMGAVDPSETAAANSLNTLMRSIGTTSASAVAGVILARMTTPFGTTVLPSENSFKVVMAVGAGAALLALLVAAFLPRQRTAAKETVTEPVAVEQAGAPDEQAVGAALAVPLARAVAELVATVPGLTDGRPGDGGPAGGGHPVRGQVRGAEGVPVGGAAVTLISLDGRQLSRAVAEADGVYAVEAPGEGTYVLIASADGHQPQATTVVVGATPVTYDVLLSGSSGLAGVVRTADGGVPVAGAVVILTDVRGDVLATTQTDGIGEFSVADLVPGPVTLAVSSPKHRPLALPVEIRVTGVTRVDVELRAGAQVRGTVRGAGAPLGDARVTLVDAAGNVVATARTGRDGAYAFSDLDGGPYTVIATGYPPRATGVSLGGGDVDDHDIELAHADA, from the coding sequence ATGTCCCATGCGCAACCCCGGTCTGCGGAGACGGAGACGGGGGAGGGGCCTGCCGCACCGCGGCCCGGCCTCGTCGTGGCGGTGCTCGCCTTCGGCGGGATCGTGGTCTCGCTGATGCAGACCCTGGTGATCCCGATCGTCCCGGAGCTGCCGAAGCTGCTGGACGCCCCGGCCTCGGACGCCGTCTGGGCGGTCACCGCCACGCTTCTCGCGGCCGCCGTCGCCACCCCCGTCATGGGCCGGCTCGGCGACATGTACGGCAAGCGCCGCATGCTGCTGGTCAGCCTGTTCCCGCTGATCGCCGGATCGGTCACGGCCGCCCTCAGCGACGGGCTCCCGCTGATGATCGTGGGCCGGGGCCTGCAAGGACTCGCCTGCGGGGTCGTCCCGCTCGGCATCAGCATCATGCGCGACGAACTGCCCGCCGAGCGGCTCGGTTCGGCGACCGCCCTCATGAGCGCCTCCCTCGGCGTCGGCGGCGCCTTGGGGCTGCCCGCCGCCGCGCTCATCGCGGACCACTTCGACTGGCACATGCTGTTCTGGACGTCGGCCGCCCTCGGTGTGGTCGCCGTCGTGCTCGTCCCGCTGTTCGTGCCCGAGTCGAAGGTGCGCTCGGGCGGACGCTTCGACCTGGTCGGCGCTCTCGGCATGGCGGCCGGGCTGGTCTGTCTGCTGCTGGCGATCTCCAAGGGGGCCGACTGGGGCTGGGGCAGCGCCACCACCCTCGGGCTCTTCGGCGCGGCGGTCGTCGTCCTGCTGCTGTGGGGCCTGTTCGAACTGCGGGTCGGGGACCCCCTGGTGGACCTGCGGACCACCGCCCGCCGTCAGGTGCTGGTGACCGACCTCGCCTCGACGGCCTTCGGTTTCTCCATGTTCGCGATGTCCCTGGTCCTGCCCCGACTCCTGCGACTGCCCGAGGCGACGGGCTACGGTCTGGGTAGGTCGCTACTGGCCGTCGGCCTGGTCATGGCCCCCACGGGGCTGGTGATGATGGCCACCGCGCCCCTCTCCGCGCTGGTCTCCAAGGCGCGGGGCCCGAAGGTGACGCTGATGCTGGGCGCCGTCGTCGTCGCCGTGGGCTACGGCCTCGGCATCGTGCTGATGGACGCGGTGTGGCAGCTCGTCCTGGTCTCCTGCGTCGTCGGCGCCGGCATCGGGTTCGGCTACGGGGCCATGCCCGCGCTCATCATGGGCGCAGTGGACCCCTCCGAGACGGCCGCCGCGAACAGCCTCAACACCCTGATGCGGTCCATCGGCACCACCAGTGCCAGCGCCGTCGCCGGTGTGATCCTGGCCCGGATGACCACCCCCTTCGGCACCACCGTGCTGCCCTCGGAGAACAGCTTCAAGGTCGTCATGGCCGTCGGCGCGGGCGCGGCACTCCTCGCGCTTCTCGTCGCCGCGTTCCTCCCGCGGCAGCGGACGGCGGCCAAGGAGACCGTCACGGAGCCGGTGGCCGTGGAACAGGCCGGCGCACCGGACGAGCAGGCGGTGGGCGCCGCCCTCGCCGTGCCGCTGGCCCGCGCCGTCGCGGAGCTCGTGGCGACGGTGCCGGGGCTGACCGACGGCCGTCCGGGCGATGGCGGTCCGGCCGGTGGCGGGCACCCGGTGCGCGGGCAGGTGCGGGGCGCGGAGGGCGTGCCGGTGGGCGGGGCGGCGGTGACGCTGATCTCGCTGGACGGACGGCAGTTGAGCCGGGCGGTCGCCGAGGCGGACGGCGTCTACGCCGTCGAGGCGCCCGGGGAGGGCACGTACGTGCTCATCGCCTCCGCCGACGGCCATCAGCCGCAGGCGACGACGGTGGTGGTCGGGGCGACGCCGGTGACGTACGACGTGCTGCTCAGCGGTTCCAGCGGGCTGGCCGGTGTGGTGCGGACCGCGGACGGCGGGGTGCCGGTCGCCGGGGCGGTGGTCATCCTCACCGACGTCCGCGGCGACGTGCTGGCCACCACGCAGACCGACGGCATAGGCGAGTTCTCCGTCGCCGACCTGGTGCCCGGGCCCGTGACCCTCGCGGTCAGCTCGCCCAAGCACCGCCCGCTGGCCCTGCCCGTGGAGATCCGCGTCACCGGTGTCACCCGGGTCGACGTGGAGCTGCGGGCCGGCGCGCAGGTGCGGGGCACCGTGCGCGGCGCGGGCGCTCCGCTGGGCGACGCGCGGGTGACCCTGGTCGACGCCGCGGGGAACGTCGTCGCGACCGCCAGGACCGGGCGCGACGGGGCGTACGCGTTCTCCGACCTGGACGGCGGCCCGTACACCGTCATCGCGACCGGCTATCCGCCCCGGGCGACCGGCGTCAGCCTCGGCGGCGGCGACGTGGACGACCACGACATAGAACTCGCCCACGCCGACGCGTAG
- the htpG gene encoding molecular chaperone HtpG: protein MSTETFEFQVEARQLLQLMIHSVYSNKDVFLRELVSNASDALDKLRLAALRDDALDADVSDLHIDLETDAEARTLTVRDNGIGMSYEEVGRLIGTIANSGTAKFAQELREAQEEAGAEGLIGQFGVGFYSGFMVADEMTLLTRRAGESHGTRWSSRGEGTYTLERVDDAPQGTTVTLHFKPADSDDQLHDYTSDWTIKEIVKRYSDFITWPIRMVPTAPGGDTSKTADTADASETADTVPEPETLNSMKALWARPRDEVSDDEYHELYKHISHDWREPLETVRLQAEGTFEYQALLFVPSHAPHDLYNQGYKRGVQLYVKRVFIMDDCEALLPPYLRFVKGVVDAADLSLNVSREILQQDRHIKMMQRRLTKKVVSTVKDMMTAAPDRYATFWREFGAVLKEGLLSDSDNRDTLLAVSSFATTHSEDEPTTLKSYVERMKDGQDAVYYLTGESRQSIENSPHMEAFSAKGIEVLLLTDPVDEVWVDAVGEFDGRPLRSVAKGEVDLGGEDDEKADGEREKQGEEYAALLGWMKEQLAEDVKEVRLSSRLTVSPACIVSDAHDLTPALENMYRAMGQEVPRALRILELNPDHLLVKGLNQAYKEREDHAGLADTAELLHGLAVLAEGGRPKEPGRFVKLVADHLERAL from the coding sequence ATGTCGACCGAAACGTTTGAGTTCCAGGTAGAGGCCCGTCAGCTGTTGCAGTTGATGATCCACTCGGTCTACTCGAACAAGGACGTCTTTCTTCGCGAGCTCGTCTCCAACGCCTCCGACGCGCTGGACAAGCTGCGCCTCGCCGCGCTGCGGGACGACGCGCTCGACGCGGACGTCTCCGACCTGCACATCGACCTCGAGACCGACGCCGAGGCCCGCACCCTGACGGTGCGGGACAACGGCATCGGAATGTCGTACGAGGAGGTCGGCCGGCTCATCGGCACGATCGCCAACTCGGGTACGGCGAAGTTCGCGCAGGAGCTGCGGGAGGCCCAGGAGGAGGCAGGGGCCGAGGGGCTCATCGGGCAGTTCGGCGTCGGCTTCTACTCCGGCTTCATGGTGGCCGACGAGATGACGCTGCTGACCCGGCGCGCCGGCGAGAGCCACGGCACCCGCTGGTCGTCGCGCGGTGAGGGCACGTACACGCTGGAGCGGGTGGACGACGCGCCGCAGGGCACGACGGTCACGCTGCACTTCAAGCCCGCCGACTCCGACGACCAACTGCACGACTACACCTCGGACTGGACGATCAAGGAGATCGTCAAGCGCTACTCGGACTTCATCACCTGGCCGATCCGGATGGTCCCGACGGCGCCCGGCGGCGACACCTCCAAGACCGCCGACACCGCCGACGCCTCCGAAACCGCCGACACCGTGCCTGAACCCGAGACGCTGAACTCGATGAAGGCCCTGTGGGCGCGTCCGCGCGACGAGGTGTCCGACGACGAGTACCACGAGCTGTACAAGCACATCAGCCACGACTGGCGTGAACCGCTGGAGACCGTCCGGCTCCAGGCGGAGGGCACCTTCGAGTACCAGGCGCTGCTGTTCGTCCCGTCGCACGCCCCGCACGACCTGTACAACCAGGGCTACAAGCGCGGTGTGCAGCTCTATGTGAAGCGCGTCTTCATCATGGACGACTGCGAGGCGCTGCTGCCGCCGTACCTGCGCTTCGTCAAGGGCGTGGTCGACGCCGCGGACCTCTCGCTGAACGTCTCCCGCGAGATCCTCCAGCAGGACCGGCACATCAAGATGATGCAGCGCCGGCTCACCAAGAAGGTCGTGTCGACGGTCAAGGACATGATGACCGCGGCCCCCGACCGGTACGCCACGTTCTGGCGGGAGTTCGGCGCCGTCCTGAAGGAGGGGCTGCTGTCCGACTCCGACAACCGCGACACCCTCCTCGCGGTCTCCTCGTTCGCGACCACGCACAGCGAGGACGAGCCGACCACGCTGAAGAGCTACGTGGAGCGGATGAAGGACGGGCAGGACGCCGTCTACTACCTGACCGGCGAGTCCCGGCAGAGCATCGAGAACTCCCCGCACATGGAGGCGTTCTCGGCGAAGGGCATCGAGGTCCTGCTGCTCACCGACCCGGTCGACGAGGTGTGGGTCGACGCGGTGGGCGAGTTCGACGGCAGGCCGCTGCGGTCCGTCGCCAAGGGCGAGGTCGACCTCGGCGGCGAGGACGACGAGAAGGCCGACGGCGAGCGGGAGAAGCAGGGTGAGGAGTACGCCGCGCTGCTCGGCTGGATGAAGGAGCAACTGGCCGAGGACGTCAAGGAGGTGCGGCTGTCGTCCCGTCTCACCGTGTCCCCGGCGTGCATCGTCTCCGACGCGCACGACCTCACCCCGGCGCTGGAGAACATGTACCGCGCGATGGGGCAGGAGGTGCCGCGCGCCCTGCGGATCCTCGAACTCAACCCCGACCACCTGCTCGTGAAGGGCCTCAACCAGGCCTACAAGGAGCGCGAGGACCACGCGGGGCTCGCCGACACCGCCGAGTTGCTGCACGGCCTGGCGGTCCTCGCCGAGGGCGGGCGGCCCAAGGAGCCCGGACGGTTCGTGAAGCTGGTGGCGGACCACCTGGAGCGCGCGCTGTAG